A region from the Corylus avellana chromosome ca7, CavTom2PMs-1.0 genome encodes:
- the LOC132187514 gene encoding uncharacterized protein LOC132187514 isoform X1, which produces METNSSSSTSQTQSPSGTPLARTSTSSNSNSTTRFGGLLLPSLSFFQSPLSVLLEYSGILSARSNRDHDTETETLIVNTPDSTATTGTSGEVSIRIIGAGDNDSEEVGVAERVPAVPPSTGRAQENGLEDGGVSSDSSHQRYDIQQVARWVEQILPFSLLLLVVFVRQHLQGFFITIWISAVMFKSNDVVRKQTALKGERKISVLVGTFILFALHVIGVYWWYRNDDLLYPLVMLPPKAIPAFWHAVFIILVNDTMVRQAVMALKCLLLVYYKNGRGHNFRRQGQILTLVEYTLLLYRALLPAPVWYRFFLNKEYGSLFSSLTTGLYLTFKLTSIVEKVQSFFAALKALSQKEVHYGSHATSEQVNAAGDLCAICQEKMHAPILLCCKHIFCEDCVSEWFERERTCPLCRALIKPADLRTFGDGSTSLFFQLF; this is translated from the exons ATGGAGACGAATTCTTCGTCATCCACATCCCAAACACAATCCCCATCCGGAACTCCTCTTGCTAGAACTAGTACTAGTAGTAATTCAAATTCAACAACCAGATTCGGTGGCCTGCTGCTGCCTTCTCTCAGTTTCTTCCAATCGCCGCTTTCGGTTTTACTCGAATATTCCGGTATTCTTTCGGCAAGGTCAAACCGCGACCACGATACCGAAACCGAGACTCTCATCGTCAACACCCCTGATTCCACCGCCACCACCGGCACTTCCGGCGAGGTTTCTATTCGCATAATTGGTGCCGGAGACAATGACAGTGAAGAGGTTGGGGTGGCCGAGAGAGTCCCCGCGGTTCCTCCGTCAACTGGGCGCGCCCAGGAGAATGGGCTGGAAGATGGCGGCGTCTCTAGCGATTCTTCTCACCAGAGATATGATATTCAGCAGGTTGCCCGCTGGGTTGAGCAGATTCTACCTTTTTCATTGCTCTTGCTCGTCGTCTTCGTTCGTCAGCACTTGCAAG GTTTTTTTATCACAATTTGGATCTCGGCTGTCATGTTTAAGTCAAATGATGTTGTTCGGAAGCAGACAGCTTTAAAG GGAGAGAGGAAAATCTCTGTTCTTGTTGGCACCTTTATTCTCTTTGCGCTGCATGTGATAGGTGTTTACTGGTGGTATCGAAATGATGATCTTTTGTATCCATTGGTAATGCTTCCTCCAAAAGCAATACCAGCATTCTGGCATGCTGTATTCATCATCTTGGTAAATG ATACGATGGTGAGGCAGGCAGTGATGGCTCTCAAGTGCTTACTTCTAGTGTATTATAAGAATGGCCGAGGCCATAATTTTCGTAGGCAG GGTCAGATATTGACTCTGGTTGAGTATACACTGCTGCTGTACCGTGCCTTGTTACCTGCGCCTGTCTGGTATCGATTTTTCTTGAACAAAGAATATGGTAGCCTCTTTTCATCACTGACTACCGGGCTATATTTAACTTTCAAGCTAACATCTATTGTTGAGAAg GTCCAATCCTTCTTTGCTGCCCTAAAGGCATTATCACAGAAGGAGGTCCATTATGGTTCTCATGCCACATCAGAACAG GTAAATGCAGCTGGAGACCTTTGTGCTATTTGCCAGGAGAAGATGCATGCTCCAATACTGTTGTGCTGTAAACACATCTTTTGTGAGGACTGTGTATCAGAATG GTTTGAGAGAGAAAGGACTTGCCCTCTATGCAGGGCGCTGATTAAACCTGCGGATCTGCGAACATTTGGGGATGGATCAACAAGTCTGTTTTTCCAGTTGTTCTGA
- the LOC132188311 gene encoding hydroxyacylglutathione hydrolase cytoplasmic, whose product MNRTYFRFHLSRCLTARSRGSCRRNYFIRDLRGVQTDVCSQTLSLACGTCQLGDDVARYWASLLSIGPQPMSIGSLRIEFQLSGLGVLGHWVVTGDTRRKIAVRLGANRRQTQMKVFHVPCLEDNYSYLIVDESSKEAAVVDPAEPEKVLEAAKQHGVLLKLVLTTHHHWDHAGGNDKIKQLVPGIKVYGGSIDNVKGCTDKVENGDKLHLGAHVNILCLHTPSHTKGHISYYVTSKEEEDPAVFTGDTLFIAGCGKFFEGTAEQMYQSLCVTLGSLPKPTRVYCGHEYTVKNLQFALTVEPENVKIQQKLTWAQHQRQAGLPTIPSTIVEELETNPFMRVDMPELQARVGCQSPVEALREIRQRKDNWRG is encoded by the exons ATGAATCGTACATACTTCCGTTTCCATCTATCTCGTTGTTTGACTGCCCGCAGTAGAGGGTCCTGTCGTCGGAACTATTTTATCCGTGACCTGCGTGGAGTACAGACTGACGTCTGTAGCCAAACACTCTCTTTAGCTTGCGGGACGTGTCAGCTGGGTGATGACGTGGCACGTTATTGGGCTAGCCTTCTATCTATTGGGCCACAGCCTATGTCGATTGGCAGTTTGAGAATAGAATTTCAGCTGTCGGGCCTTGGGGTATTGGGTCATTGGGTGGTGACTGGTGATACCCGAAGGAAGATCGCAGTGAGACTTGGTGCCAATCGCCGGCAGACTCAAATGAAAGTTTTCCACGTTCCTTGCTTGGAGGATAACTACTCGTATCT CATCGTCGATGAGAGTTCGAAAGAAGCGGCAGTAGTAGATCCAGCGGAGCCCGAGAAGGTTCTAGAAGCTGCCAAACAACACGGCGTCCTTCTCAAGCTCGTTCTCACCACCCACCATCACTG GGATCATGCAGGtggaaatgataaaataaagcAGCTGGTACCTGGGATTAAGGTCTATGGTGGTTCCATTGATAATGTCAAGGGTTGCACTGATAAAGTGGAAAACGGTGATAAGCTCCATCTTGGCGCTCATGTCAACATACTGTGTCTTCATACACCTAG CCACACCAAAGGTCATATTAGTTATTATGTGACTAGCAAAGAGGAAGAGGACCCAGCTGTTTTCACTGGAGACACATTG TTTATTGCTGGCTGTGGGAAATTTTTTGAGGGAACAGCGGAGCAGATGTATCAATCATTATGTGTTACATTGGGCTCGTTGCCAAAGCCAACTCGAGTATATTGTGGCCACGAG TACACGGTGAAGAACTTGCAGTTTGCTCTGACAGTTGAACCAGAAAATGTGAAGATACAGCAAAAGTTAACTTGGGCTCAGCATCAGCGGCAAGCAGGCCTCCCTACTATTCCCTCAACTATTGTGGAAGAACTGGAAACAAATCCATTCATGCGGGTTGATATGCCAGAGCTCCAG GCGAGGGTTGGTTGTCAGTCTCCTGTGGAAGCTCTCCGGGAGATAAGACAGCGGAAGGACAACTGGAGGGGCTAA
- the LOC132187514 gene encoding uncharacterized protein LOC132187514 isoform X2, producing METNSSSSTSQTQSPSGTPLARTSTSSNSNSTTRFGGLLLPSLSFFQSPLSVLLEYSGILSARSNRDHDTETETLIVNTPDSTATTGTSGEVSIRIIGAGDNDSEEVGVAERVPAVPPSTGRAQENGLEDGGVSSDSSHQRYDIQQVARWVEQILPFSLLLLVVFVRQHLQGFFITIWISAVMFKSNDVVRKQTALKGERKISVLVGTFILFALHVIGVYWWYRNDDLLYPLVMLPPKAIPAFWHAVFIILVNDTMVRQAVMALKCLLLVYYKNGRGHNFRRQILTLVEYTLLLYRALLPAPVWYRFFLNKEYGSLFSSLTTGLYLTFKLTSIVEKVQSFFAALKALSQKEVHYGSHATSEQVNAAGDLCAICQEKMHAPILLCCKHIFCEDCVSEWFERERTCPLCRALIKPADLRTFGDGSTSLFFQLF from the exons ATGGAGACGAATTCTTCGTCATCCACATCCCAAACACAATCCCCATCCGGAACTCCTCTTGCTAGAACTAGTACTAGTAGTAATTCAAATTCAACAACCAGATTCGGTGGCCTGCTGCTGCCTTCTCTCAGTTTCTTCCAATCGCCGCTTTCGGTTTTACTCGAATATTCCGGTATTCTTTCGGCAAGGTCAAACCGCGACCACGATACCGAAACCGAGACTCTCATCGTCAACACCCCTGATTCCACCGCCACCACCGGCACTTCCGGCGAGGTTTCTATTCGCATAATTGGTGCCGGAGACAATGACAGTGAAGAGGTTGGGGTGGCCGAGAGAGTCCCCGCGGTTCCTCCGTCAACTGGGCGCGCCCAGGAGAATGGGCTGGAAGATGGCGGCGTCTCTAGCGATTCTTCTCACCAGAGATATGATATTCAGCAGGTTGCCCGCTGGGTTGAGCAGATTCTACCTTTTTCATTGCTCTTGCTCGTCGTCTTCGTTCGTCAGCACTTGCAAG GTTTTTTTATCACAATTTGGATCTCGGCTGTCATGTTTAAGTCAAATGATGTTGTTCGGAAGCAGACAGCTTTAAAG GGAGAGAGGAAAATCTCTGTTCTTGTTGGCACCTTTATTCTCTTTGCGCTGCATGTGATAGGTGTTTACTGGTGGTATCGAAATGATGATCTTTTGTATCCATTGGTAATGCTTCCTCCAAAAGCAATACCAGCATTCTGGCATGCTGTATTCATCATCTTGGTAAATG ATACGATGGTGAGGCAGGCAGTGATGGCTCTCAAGTGCTTACTTCTAGTGTATTATAAGAATGGCCGAGGCCATAATTTTCGTAGGCAG ATATTGACTCTGGTTGAGTATACACTGCTGCTGTACCGTGCCTTGTTACCTGCGCCTGTCTGGTATCGATTTTTCTTGAACAAAGAATATGGTAGCCTCTTTTCATCACTGACTACCGGGCTATATTTAACTTTCAAGCTAACATCTATTGTTGAGAAg GTCCAATCCTTCTTTGCTGCCCTAAAGGCATTATCACAGAAGGAGGTCCATTATGGTTCTCATGCCACATCAGAACAG GTAAATGCAGCTGGAGACCTTTGTGCTATTTGCCAGGAGAAGATGCATGCTCCAATACTGTTGTGCTGTAAACACATCTTTTGTGAGGACTGTGTATCAGAATG GTTTGAGAGAGAAAGGACTTGCCCTCTATGCAGGGCGCTGATTAAACCTGCGGATCTGCGAACATTTGGGGATGGATCAACAAGTCTGTTTTTCCAGTTGTTCTGA